In Astyanax mexicanus isolate ESR-SI-001 chromosome 17, AstMex3_surface, whole genome shotgun sequence, a single window of DNA contains:
- the LOC103023469 gene encoding zinc finger protein 239: MNPSPEKEKTHHCSICGKSFNKLSNLKAHQRIHTGEKPFHCPDCGKRFTQQGGLTLHHRIHTGEKPYQCPECERSFIQQSDLKNHQRVHSGEKPYQCSECGKTFTQQSTLRAHQRVHTGEKPFYCAECGKSFTQQSDLKIHQRIHTGEKPYFCSDCGKSFTQQSGLLLHQRIHSGEKPYQCSECGKSFIQQSKFKIHQRIHTGEKPYDCSECGKSFAQQCDLKKHQRVHTGEKPYHCSECWKSFTQQSNLILHQRIHTGEKPYHCSDCGRNFTTQSILKKHQLVHTGEKLYHCSECWKSFSQLDDLKLHQRIHTVEQTSLPLVSEELQVQPQ, encoded by the coding sequence ATGAATCCAAgtccagagaaagagaaaactcaccactgttctatctgtggaaagagttttaataaacTGAGTAATCTCAaagcacaccagcgcattcacacaggagagaaaccatttcactgtCCAGACTGTGGAAAGAGGTTTACTCAGCAGGGTGGTCTCACACTACACCaccgcattcacacaggagagaaaccgtatcagtgcccgGAGTGTGAGCGAAGTTTTattcaacagagtgatctcaaaaatcaccagcgtgttcacagtggagagaaaccgtatcagtgctcggaGTGTGGGAAGACTttcactcaacagagtactctcagagcacaccagcgtgttcacaccggagagaaaccattTTACTGCgcagaatgtgggaagagttttactcaacagagtgatctcaaaatacatcagcgcattcacactggagagaaaccgtatttctGCTcggactgcgggaagagtttcaCTCAACAGAGTGGTCTTttactacaccagcgcattcactctggagagaaaccatatcaatgctcagagtgtgggaagagtttcattCAACAGAGTAagttcaaaatacaccagcgcattcacacaggagagaagccaTATGACTGttcagaatgtgggaagagttttgctcAACAGTGTGATCTTAAAAagcaccagcgtgttcacactggagagaaaccttatcatTGCTCAGAGTgttggaagagttttactcaacaaagTAATCTAatactacaccagcgcattcacactggagagaaaccctatcactgctcagactgtgggaggaattttactacacagagtattcttaaaaaacaccagcttgttcacacaggggagaaactgtatcactgctctgAGTGTTGGAAGAGTTTCAGTCAATTAGatgatctcaaactgcatcagcgcattcacacagtaGAACAAACATCACTTCCCCTAGTTTCAGAAGAGCTGCAGGTGCAGCCACAGTAG